AAAAATAGAATACTTTTACGATTTTCGTGAAAGTTGTGTAACATCTGAAGGAATGTTAGAATCGTATTTTACATCAATGCGATATTCGGATGATTTACTTCGAGAACGAAAGGTTTATATTAAAGAGTCCGACAAGTCACGCAGTAAATCAAAACCATTACCACAATCTCTATTAAATCAACAACAAAACACCATGAATGAAGATCAAACACAAAGTCAAAATCAACCTCAAACAgtcattaatcaaaatattacaacatCTTCACAACAAACACAACATCAAACACCAACAAATCATCAAACAATACAGCAAAACAttccaaatattataaatacgacCAATACCAAACAgcaaaattcaaatattcaaacaaCACAATTAACGAATTTAGAAATAATATCACAACAAGTGCAAACTACTCAACAGccacagcaacaacaacaacaacatgtGCAACAAAATCAACACGACAACTCAATAGTAACGCAACAATTAACACAAGATTCAGTCCCGCAACAACATACTCAACAGATCATACCACAATTTATGATTAGTTTAACAAGACCTGGTAATGAGATATTACAATGGCAAATTAAGGATAATGGATTATCTGAAaggtaattatataatatgtataccaCCGTTTCAAATTCCATGTCTATATGACAAACCAACAATTATACAATTCAAAATATCTAGCAACAAAATGCTAAGTACTAgtcaatttgttaaataatctaGCATTTGTTTATATCACAACTTCCTGGGGCACTTGGCCCAGCTAAATTAGagttgtttttgtttcaattcaaattaaacattaaaattatatctgtTAGTACATACTGTTCTGTGCGTATATTATATAGTGTccccccggatagaggtaactatacttgtaaattttcttattttgcattttaagaaaaaaaataattctttatatgaagtttcgcttattctgaaaagtatgtaggcatatttaaaacttctaaataatgtacagggtagccaaaaaattgaaatcactttttttctttttggtaaaatagCCTTCCTTtgtataagttgacaaaatgttactaagaagaGTTattcgcaattaacaattatgaatctatacaaaatatcaagaagatccgtgtactttaattatagtatcattttttatttgaacataagttgtaattacaaaaaaacgcaataaagaaaataaaaataaatcaattgacATGTGCTATTcgaaagtgtatttttttgtggactaagttagaaaattaaaaagaaaatttattttctcggataaacattcactaagaatgaaattgtcaaagttggaaagatcttgaaattttgtatagagtcataattgttagtTTCGaacaacttttcttagtaacattttgtcaacttataaaaaggaaggctagtttaccaaaaagaaaaatagtgatcTCAATTTCTTAgttaccctgtacattatttagaagttttaaatatgcctacatatttttcagaataagcaaaactttttataaagaatgactttttttcttaaaatgcaaaataagaaaatttacaagtatagttacctctatctggggacacactgtatatacataaatatttttgtcatctgatattttgtcaacaaaatttgattttttttttaatcccatTGGTGCGACAGAGCATTTACAATTTTTGGGGTGCTGAATTCGAATTCGGTTTTAGAATTTCTCTAAAACAtacggttttcaaaatatttttacttaaaaagggAAAAATCCACCACTATGTAATTCTTTTCTGACATGGAAATTGGAAGCCTTCCTTTTCCTTCCCTTTTccgataaatataaataaaaatactttttgaatcttCCGATATCCTTTTTGCTCTTCGAGAaatcatatgatatttattatagttaaaatacacATTGTATTactactaatataaatatttagatataattaattaattatatttatatattatcttCTCTATTTTCTGGAAaaagattttggaaaaattcaaaataacttttgaaGGGGAATGAATAGTATTTTCTGAtggcgtaaatttttttgtgagaaaaaattatttactggtGAAACATGACTTACTAGTTTTTGCCATATTAAGGCCGAATTTCTCGAAGACGTGACTAGCTAAAGCAATTTTGCTCTCACGTTCGTATTCAGCATGtcaaaatctttcaaaaagTAAACTAATGCTTGtctgataaaatttgtgtagaCCCGTGTTATATTTGACGTCTCTTACAAAGGATAAAACGACTCAGAGTCTTACGAAAACTACCACCATTCAAAGCTTGTTACGAAGATTACttttatttcttacaaaatttacaaaaatagcttgcatatttttacaaagattgattgatttcgatttttttttacaaagatttGTTTTAAGAGATGATTagatttgaaaatgttttcagGAAGTTTTGAACTGTTGCTAATCTCTTATATCATGTTCAACAATTTGTATACACCGCTATATTTTCTCAACAAACAGGCATTGTAGGATTTTTAAAAGGCTgatcaaaataattgtattttgttttcttattaacaCCTTTGGCCACAATGTATAAATCGTTCAGCCTACCCgcccattaaaatttttaatacattaaaaatgttcctttttcaaaaacaacCATTGCTAAACGTTTAACAATATCTTTCTTTTCATAAAGCAATAAAGTAAACAGCATATAAACAggcaatttaaataattaactattttagttttatcaattaattaataatgtgaattttgattaaaattttcagatttaaaatattagatCAACTACCAGCAATACTAACacaaaacatttgtttaaaatgccgacaaatatttttaaataccgaCGATTTAACAAACCATATATGTTCAGCGGTTGAATCACCACCATCATACATTATACCTGATACAGAGATACCTGAAACAATTACAACAACCTCAACAAAACAGCAACAAACAAATGGTACAGCAGCCACAATGACCACATCATCTACATCAACAACATTGGATATACAAAAAGCAATTTTATCTAGTTTAGATCAAATCGATTCATCAAATAGCAAAGATAACAAAACtacaaatcaacaaaaaataataagtctaagtaataatcaaaataataactcacaatatttaacaaatcaAATAGCTTTATCGCATAACGCTTTAAATTCATTACTAACTAATCAACAACAGCAATTCTCTAATATATCATTTAATACGTTAACTGATAATCAACAATTCACTAAtactaatactaataataattgtaatgcGCTTACGTCACAATCCACACAATCAACAATGCATATAACAAATAATTCATCgtttgtaaatagttttttaaatgtaacacAAAATAACAACCAAGGTTCATCTGCTTTATCATCCtcaacatcatcatcatcatcaaatcATCAAACTAACAATAACATATTTCGGAATACGATCGATAATAAGACAAACTTTATATTAACAGAGACATCAACTGATAATAATTCAACATCAGATGAAAGTAAATCAACGACTGTTAATTCTACTGCAACTGTCACAACAATGACCACGTCTTCAACAAGTACAACACCTATAACAACACCTCCAAAACATCAATTTAGCGTACAAAATGgtttatatatgtgtgatacatgtgataaaacatttaagcGAAAGGAGCATTTAATGCAACATCGTAAATTACATTCCGGTGAACGTCCGTTTGTTTgcgataaatgtcaaaaatcATTCTCACGCAAAGAACATTTAATTCGACATTCGGTTTCACATACTGgggaaaaatgttttgaatgtgATCAATGCCATAAATCGTTTTCACGTAAAGATAATTTACATAAACATCGTCGAACGCATTTACCATATATCTGTGATATATGTAACAAAAGTTTCAtgtttaaacattattattccACGCATAAATTAACACATTTACAAGAAGGTACTGTTGCGACAATTCCTGAAGatgataaatcaaaaataaaaaaacaaaattcacgcCGTAAAGAACAAAGTTCACCACCGTCTTCAACGTCATCGTCAACAACAACAACGCCATCGAAAATTAAAACAGACcctgaaaatgtttttattcaaaatggtgttgataatattattaatttaggaGGATCTACAATCAAATTTACTCctacaaataataatacgtcggatcaaatacaaaatttaatacaaagttTAACTTCAGCTGCGGCGGCTCAACAGCAAACGAATAATGTAATTacagcaaatatgaatcatTTAACTGTTGTACAAAATTTAGTACCATGTACAACCG
This genomic interval from Chrysoperla carnea chromosome 1, inChrCarn1.1, whole genome shotgun sequence contains the following:
- the LOC123305343 gene encoding zinc finger protein 236, which encodes MSGYKRVNYYELCRLCTSSEGVKIHIFCEDGKRRQLQNKIQICLPLQVCEDDSLPKIVCAGCLEKIEYFYDFRESCVTSEGMLESYFTSMRYSDDLLRERKVYIKESDKSRSKSKPLPQSLLNQQQNTMNEDQTQSQNQPQTVINQNITTSSQQTQHQTPTNHQTIQQNIPNIINTTNTKQQNSNIQTTQLTNLEIISQQVQTTQQPQQQQQQHVQQNQHDNSIVTQQLTQDSVPQQHTQQIIPQFMISLTRPGNEILQWQIKDNGLSERFKILDQLPAILTQNICLKCRQIFLNTDDLTNHICSAVESPPSYIIPDTEIPETITTTSTKQQQTNGTAATMTTSSTSTTLDIQKAILSSLDQIDSSNSKDNKTTNQQKIISLKTSTDNNSTSDESKSTTVNSTATVTTMTTSSTSTTPITTPPKHQFSVQNGLYMCDTCDKTFKRKEHLMQHRKLHSGERPFVCDKCQKSFSRKEHLIRHSVSHTGEKCFECDQCHKSFSRKDNLHKHRRTHLPYICDICNKSFMFKHYYSTHKLTHLQEGTVATIPEDDKSKIKKQNSRRKEQSSPPSSTSSSTTTTPSKIKTDPENVFIQNGVDNIINLGGSTIKFTPTNNNTSDQIQNLIQSLTSAAAAQQQTNNVITANMNHLTVVQNLVPCTTDLTQLVNNNNNTVTNNNGTIRNGNGTTTPQTNLTLIEQSSKHLAQILTSQKYRDKYIANTNIKLEQNGDKNLITPTILNQGGIILLPTKSQNFISLNPQDLINVATQQQQSTSTSSSSPPSAKITNKSDIKSTSNKKVKYTQSNNFTNNTIVTNLNQIGGGKSNVLFSSSSSNKNGGIPTNVINNTIVNTATSQLNQQHLTNNIYQHHINGQQNLTVPTSSTSNAQFI